In Nitrospirota bacterium, a genomic segment contains:
- a CDS encoding DUF922 domain-containing protein translates to MHVYCIVVDKVWRYFRHNPQVNKMGINLSSLGEVIRHYSFTAGSLEDALQQMQRLGPQDGDGHHAASCDIQAGVLLPDLEISIIPGSSVEVPNVPAEMRWSASARITQATLGYSVNFLFPQWSNVEGLSHPVQNEWQRYIRCLLSHERGHLRVAMPVLRRYLSYYQDLSTAGAGRTRLAAEEIARRDLRNQIPAVFSLFAHDTQQASDLYDQRTRHGRTQGAQLRTNPARGSRH, encoded by the coding sequence CACAATCCACAAGTAAATAAAATGGGCATAAATCTTTCTTCATTAGGTGAGGTGATCAGGCATTATTCGTTTACTGCAGGGTCACTTGAAGATGCGCTGCAGCAGATGCAGCGGCTGGGACCACAGGACGGGGACGGGCACCATGCAGCATCATGCGACATACAGGCAGGGGTATTGCTGCCGGATCTTGAAATAAGCATCATCCCGGGCAGCTCGGTGGAAGTTCCCAATGTGCCGGCGGAGATGCGGTGGTCTGCCTCTGCACGGATTACACAGGCAACTCTGGGATACAGTGTAAATTTTCTCTTCCCTCAGTGGTCCAATGTGGAAGGTTTATCACATCCTGTTCAAAATGAATGGCAGCGCTATATTCGGTGCCTCCTGTCTCACGAACGCGGTCATCTCAGGGTTGCGATGCCTGTCCTAAGGAGATATCTGAGCTACTATCAGGATTTAAGCACCGCAGGCGCAGGCCGGACAAGACTGGCGGCCGAGGAGATAGCCAGAAGGGATTTACGGAATCAGATTCCTGCTGTCTTCAGTTTATTTGCCCATGATACCCAGCAGGCAAGTGACCTCTATGATCAAAGAACGCGCCACGGGAGAACTCAGGGCGCCCAATTGAGAACCAATCCCGCAAGGGGCAGCCGCCATTAA